One Brassica napus cultivar Da-Ae chromosome C4, Da-Ae, whole genome shotgun sequence genomic region harbors:
- the LOC106347816 gene encoding probable RNA-binding protein EIF1AD: MNRGRRNLKQAASEQDFTLEECQSIAQVVSLRGSNQIEIMDAKGEHSLALFPAKFRESMWIRRGSFVVIDHTGKEKAQESGSKVTSIVCKVLFFEQIRLLQKSPEWPEIFRDAKPVPADESSQIPIPQQGEIDSSDESDDGMPPLEANTNRLRPFGVQCDAETDSGSDSDS; the protein is encoded by the exons ATGAACAGAGGAAGGAGGAATCTGAAACAAGCGGCGTCGGAGCAGGACTTCACGCTTGAGGAATGTCAGAGTATCGCTCAGGTCGTCTCTCTCAGAGGTTCCAATCAAATTGAG ATAATGGATGCAAAAGGAGAACACTCATTAGCCTTGTTTCCAGCCAAGTTTCGTGAGAGCATGTGGATCAGACGAG GAAGCTTTGTGGTGATTGATCATACAGGAAAGGAAAAGGCGCAAGAATCTGGTAGCAAAGTTACATCAATTGTCTGTAAAGTTCTCTTCTTTGAGCAAATCCGTCTCCTCCAAAAGTCTCCTGAATG GCCAGAGATCTTCAGAGATGCCAAGCCAGTTCCAGCTGATGAAAGCTCTCAAATCCCCATCCCACAGCAAGGTGAAATAGATTCTAGCGATGAGAGTGATGATGGGATGCCTCCACTGGAAGCAAACACAAACAGATTGAGGCCGTTTGGGGTGCAGTGTGATGCGGAAACAGATTCTGGATCAGATTCTGACTCATAG